The stretch of DNA TCTATCTGGTCGTTTGCCCGAAGCGCCGACACGACCTGCTCGCCAACGTTGACAGGCAGGGGAACAAGCTCGCTTTCGTAGCCCTCGTCGACATTGGCCACCGCCACGGTGAGGTTGCCCGTGTTGTCGAACACGTCCCAGCACGCGATGGTGTTGTACCACGCGAAGACGGACGGCAAAAGGACGAGGCCGAGCGTGACGACCGTGCTCACCACGTTGGCGAACAGCCGCTTGACGTCGGATTTTGCAAGGCGGACGATGTTACCCACGGCCGCCTCCCCTCTCGTTGCCAGCCTGTTCGCCGCCGCGCGGGCCGTCGGCCGTTCTCGGCGGGGCCGGATGGCGGGGACGCCGGCGCTTCTTCACCGGCGGGCGCGAAGCGCGCGCTCGGCTTCTCGCTGCGCGGGCCGGCGCGGCGCGGCGGCGCTTTTCGCCTGCGCGTCCGGACACCAGCTCGCTGAACCGTCGCTGGTTCACGACCCCGAGCCGCAGCTGCCGCTCAAGGCCGTAGCGCACGTATTCCATGGCGATGAGCGCCACGAACACGAGCGCCACCCACGCCAGCCATACGGTCAGAAGCACCACTTTTTCCGCCGGCGTGAGCGCGAATGCGACCACGAGCGCGACCGGCACGACGACCGACAGCACAACGACGACGCGGATGAGAACCGGACGCAGCGCCAGATAACGGTCGTAGCGGTCGCGCAGCCGGCGCTGGTAGGCCTGCTGTCCGACAAGCGCACGAGCCAGCTGCGAGAAGCGGAACCGTCGGGCGGGGATCGCGGACTTTTCAACGACGAAGACGCCCGCCTGTTCGAGCGAGTGCGAGAACAGGCGATTGACGTTGGCCACGAGCGGCCGCACGAGCAGGCCAAACGCCATGAACGCGACGAAGAACGCGGCCAGCGCGGCCAGGTCGGCTCCGTAGGCGATGCCGTAGAACCCGCAGATGGCCTCGCGCAGGGCCCCGATGCCGTACGTGAAGGGCAAAAGCGGATAGACGGCCTGGAAGAAGTTCGACGTCAGCTCGACGGGATACAGCCCGGTGGCCGCCGGAATCTGCGCAAACACCAAGATGATGCACAGCCCCATGCCCACGTGCTGCAGCGTGACCGACAGCGCGTAGATGACGCTCAAATAGGCAAGCGCCGTCACGACGGCGGCCCCGTACAAAGCCGGCGTCGATGCCGTCTGCACGCCGATGACGCACACGCCCGCACAGCAGACGGCCGCCTGGCACACGACGAGGACCGCAAAGAGCAGAAAGCGCCCGAGATAGCCCTCGGCGACCGTGAGTCCCGGCACGCCCTCGTCGTCCACCTCGGCCTTCATGATGACGAGCAGCATGAAGGCGCCGATCCAAAACGTCAAGTTCATGAACAGCGGCGCCATGGCGCTGCCGTAATGGTCGAGCGGATAGAGCCGCTCGGTTTTCACCTCGGTGGGCGACCCCATGAAATCGGCGATGCGGGCGGCGTCGAGACCCTCTTTGCCGAACAGCCGGCCGACCATGCTCGACGAGGCCAAGAGGGTCACGTCGCCTTCGACGCTTTCCAGATGCCCGTCCAAAACGGCGAGCGCCTCGTCGGTGGCGGCAAGAGCGTCGGACGTTTGCGACAACAACTCGTCAAGCGAATCGAGCGAACGACAGCCGTCGTCAACGACGGCCCGCTGCCTTTCGACCGACGAGGCAAGCGCTTGCGCCGCCGAGCCCAAATCGCCCAAGCTTTTCGAGAGGTTCGGAATGGTCTGCGAAAACAGCATGCCGGCGTAGTCGTTCGTGGCGCCCAGGGCCGACTCCATGGCGCCGTCGACCGCGTCGGCGCTGTCAGCGAGGCTGTTTGCAGAGGCCTGCACCGAATCGGCCAGCTTTTGGGCCTCGGCCAGCATGCTTTCCGCCTTGGCGTTGTCCTTCTGCAGCAAGTCGGCCGCACGCGACACGCCGGTCTCGCGGCCGAGCAGCGCGTCGAGGTCGGCGCCGAGCCGATCTGCCACGTCGGCTGCGTCCTTCGTCTCTGCCAGCACGGTCTTGCCAGCCTCGACGGCCGCGGTGATCTTGCCGTGCGCCCCGCTCATCGTCGTCTCCACGTCGTGCGCCAGCGCCTGCACGTCGCTTGTGGCCGCAGCCGCCTTCTTCGTTGCCTCCCCCACGACCGGCGACGCCGCAGCGCCAAAGTCGAGCAGCCCATCCTGGGCCCGCCCGATGTCGCTTGCAAGGCTTTGGATGTCCTGCGACGTTTGGGCAAGGTCGTCGCCTGCACGCCCCAGGACGCTGCGGGCCTCGCTTGATTTCGCGCTCGCCTCTCCCACGGCAGAGGCGGCGCCATCCAGCGTGGCGCGAACGCCTGCGACAACGGATCGGGCCTGGTCGATGTCGAGCGTGGCTTGAGCCTTCGATTCGTCGAGCGTCCCTTCGGCTTTTCCGACGGCCGAATCGACCGCCTTGACCGCCACGTCGCTCACCGTTTTCACGAAGGCGGAGTTGATGGTCTCGTCAAGCGTCGATGCGCCGGTGTCGGTGATCTTCGGAGCGACCGGACCTGTCTTTTCATTGACGTAATACTGCAGCTTCGGTTCTTGCACCTGGCCGGAGGTCATCGACAACAGGCAGGCCGAAAAGTCTTCGGGAATGACGAACACCGCATAGCGCCGGCCCGCTTTGAGCGCGTCAAGCGCCTGGCCTTCGTCTTCGAAGACCCAATGGAGCTGGGCGTTCTTCTCAAGCTCCGACACGATCATATCGCCGACCTGCACAGGCCCGGTCAGGTCGCTTTCCGCTCCAGCATCCTTGTTCACGACGCTGACCATGATG from Xiamenia xianingshaonis encodes:
- a CDS encoding YhgE/Pip domain-containing protein — translated: MGNALKVFKRDVLRLLKTPAALVVVVALVVLPSLYTWYNVVGFWDPYDNTQNIMVSVVNKDAGAESDLTGPVQVGDMIVSELEKNAQLHWVFEDEGQALDALKAGRRYAVFVIPEDFSACLLSMTSGQVQEPKLQYYVNEKTGPVAPKITDTGASTLDETINSAFVKTVSDVAVKAVDSAVGKAEGTLDESKAQATLDIDQARSVVAGVRATLDGAASAVGEASAKSSEARSVLGRAGDDLAQTSQDIQSLASDIGRAQDGLLDFGAAASPVVGEATKKAAAATSDVQALAHDVETTMSGAHGKITAAVEAGKTVLAETKDAADVADRLGADLDALLGRETGVSRAADLLQKDNAKAESMLAEAQKLADSVQASANSLADSADAVDGAMESALGATNDYAGMLFSQTIPNLSKSLGDLGSAAQALASSVERQRAVVDDGCRSLDSLDELLSQTSDALAATDEALAVLDGHLESVEGDVTLLASSSMVGRLFGKEGLDAARIADFMGSPTEVKTERLYPLDHYGSAMAPLFMNLTFWIGAFMLLVIMKAEVDDEGVPGLTVAEGYLGRFLLFAVLVVCQAAVCCAGVCVIGVQTASTPALYGAAVVTALAYLSVIYALSVTLQHVGMGLCIILVFAQIPAATGLYPVELTSNFFQAVYPLLPFTYGIGALREAICGFYGIAYGADLAALAAFFVAFMAFGLLVRPLVANVNRLFSHSLEQAGVFVVEKSAIPARRFRFSQLARALVGQQAYQRRLRDRYDRYLALRPVLIRVVVVLSVVVPVALVVAFALTPAEKVVLLTVWLAWVALVFVALIAMEYVRYGLERQLRLGVVNQRRFSELVSGRAGEKRRRAAPARAARSRARASRPPVKKRRRPRHPAPPRTADGPRGGEQAGNERGGGRG